The Daucus carota subsp. sativus chromosome 2, DH1 v3.0, whole genome shotgun sequence genome includes a window with the following:
- the LOC108206417 gene encoding cytochrome P450 76T24: MEFYLSYLFLSLIFLLAGYCSSYFQRRKLPPGPRGLPILGNLLQIGPLPHQSLARLAKTYGPLMTIRQGGVTTIVASSADTARLVLQKHDADMSGRIIPDAITTLEHPSHAVAWLHAGEEWRLIRRVLATFLTNTHKLDSLCELRHGVMGQMVKHVKKISELGEEHGVEIAKLAFTTALNQMSNTCFSTNVDEYNYQDSKGFKSAVATIMELAMKFNVADYFPLLKAFDPQRLRPRANAAYGCLEGLCDEYIYQRLQHRENKLPRHGDLLDSLIDFNQENQSDFTLKHIQVLLVELFLAGTETSTNTTEWAMTELILHPDKMTKLRNEIAESVKARGRIEESELLKLPYLQAVVKETMRLHLAVPFLVPHKTETDVNLNGYEIPKNTQVLVNAWAIARDSSSWENPTSFKPERFLDSEVDFKGQHFSFLPFGSGRRICPGIPLAHRVVSLMIASLVYHFEWKLPNGMKPEELDMSQSFGLTLVRAVPLVAVPITFDQ, encoded by the exons ATGGAGTTCTATCTAAGTTATCTTTTTCTGTCCTTGATTTTCTTGCTTGCGGGGTATTGCAGCTCATACTTTCAACGAAGGAAGCTGCCACCGGGTCCGAGAGGGCTCCCGATTCTCGGAAACTTGCTTCAGATTGGTCCGCTTCCGCACCAGTCCTTGGCTAGACTGGCTAAGACATATGGACCTCTCATGACCATTCGCCAAGGCGGTGTCACGACAATTGTGGCCTCTTCAGCCGATACGGCGCGCCTCGTTCTGCAAAAGCATGATGCGGATATGTCTGGCAGGATCATCCCGGATGCCATCACGACGCTGGAGCACCCCTCCCATGCAGTGGCGTGGCTGCACGCGGGAGAAGAATGGCGCTTGATCCGAAGAGTTTTGGCTACTTTTTTGACGAACACGCACAAGCTAGACTCGCTATGTGAGCTGCGGCATGGGGTGATGGGGCAAATGGTTAAGCATGTCAAGAAAATTAGCGAATTAGGAGAAGAACACGGTGTGGAAATTGCCAAGTTGGCCTTTACCACGGCCTTAAACCAAATGTCAAACACTTGTTTTTCGACTAATGTGGATGAGTATAACTATCAAGATAGCAAAGGCTTCAAGAGTGCTGTCGCAACTATCATGGAGCTTGCTATGAAATTCAACGTGGCGGATTATTTTCCTCTGCTCAAGGCCTTTGATCCTCAGAGATTAAGGCCGAGGGCTAATGCTGCTTACGGGTGCCTTGAAGGACTCTGCGATGAGTATATTTATCAGCGGTTACAACACAGAGAGAATAAGTTACCAAGACACGGAGATCTCCTGGATTCTTTGATTGATTTCAACCAAGAAAATCAATCTGATTTTACCTTGAAACACATTCAAGTCCTCTTAGTG GAGTTATTCTTAGCAGGAACCGAAACTAGTACCAACACGACTGAATGGGCAATGACAGAGCTGATACTCCACCCGGACAAGATGACGAAGCTACGCAATGAAATCGCTGAATCAGTGAAAGCCAGAGGAAGGATAGAAGAATCAGAGCTTCTCAAACTACCCTACTTGCAAGCAGTTGTGAAAGAAAcaatgaggttgcatttagctGTTCCATTTTTAGTTCCCCACAAGACCGAAACAGATGTTAATCTCAATGGCTACGAGATACCGAAAAACACACAAGTGCTAGTGAATGCATGGGCAATTGCTAGAGATTCTAGTTCCTGGGAAAACCCGACAAGTTTTAAGCCGGAGAGATTCTTGGACTCAGAAGTGGATTTCAAGGGACAGCATTTCTCATTTCTTCCATTTGGGTCGGGTCGTCGGATATGCCCCGGGATTCCATTGGCGCACAGAGTGGTGAGCTTGATGATTGCTTCATTGGTTTATCATTTTGAGTGGAAGCTTCCAAATGGCATGAAACCAGAGGAACTTGATATGAGCCAGAGTTTTGGACTTACACTCGTGAGAGCTGTCCCACTGGTCGCTGTACCCATCACCTTCGATCAATAA